From the genome of Haloterrigena sp. KLK7, one region includes:
- a CDS encoding alkaline phosphatase family protein: MTVYVVGLDGADWLLLRPWIEEGHLPAFSRILDDGVAGDLESTLPPVTFPAWKCYSTGKTPGKLGVYEWFAYDRRTNEIAANDASDFRSREYWDVLADHGHRAGVVNMPTTHPADAGGRTADDGVFVVAGSPASERKQFTAPDSLKDDLLEAIPAYRVKPDLVLDEATPDELVAEATALFEQRFRTATWLADERDCDLVHTTLFATDTLQHRLWDRPEKLRAAYERVDDLLADLLERDDAEAVVLMSDHGFVEINEIFLVNQWLLERGDLAIKESETRDLLATVGLTEERLKHLVDRLGLVNLAQSLVPESAQRFFPSESGRIAIQDAAIDWERTKAVSLGRGPIYVNWDAFSSDNAVTRYASELAADLEALETPAGDPVATTVYDPADVYTGDRPRGPDLLVEYAPGVDAPEAIGGAVFGETTEWLATHRRTGVFAAWGEDVAEGSADLELYDLAPTLLHYLGVPVPEDVDGDVRFDVLTGEPAEQSIERGPPTATVTRRRGAGEEVEETLRELGYME; encoded by the coding sequence ATGACTGTCTACGTCGTCGGTCTCGACGGAGCCGACTGGTTGCTTCTGCGGCCGTGGATCGAGGAAGGACACCTCCCTGCGTTTTCTCGAATACTCGACGATGGCGTCGCGGGTGACCTCGAGAGCACCCTCCCGCCAGTCACGTTTCCCGCGTGGAAGTGTTATTCGACTGGAAAGACACCCGGGAAACTCGGTGTCTACGAGTGGTTCGCGTACGACCGGCGAACCAACGAGATCGCTGCCAACGATGCCAGTGACTTCCGGTCGCGGGAATACTGGGACGTGCTGGCCGACCACGGCCACCGTGCCGGCGTCGTCAACATGCCGACGACCCATCCGGCCGACGCCGGCGGGCGAACTGCTGACGACGGCGTGTTCGTCGTCGCCGGCAGCCCCGCCAGCGAGCGCAAGCAGTTTACCGCTCCCGACTCGCTGAAAGACGACTTGCTCGAGGCGATTCCCGCCTACCGCGTCAAGCCCGATCTCGTGCTCGACGAGGCGACGCCCGACGAACTGGTCGCCGAAGCGACGGCGCTGTTCGAACAGCGGTTCCGCACGGCGACGTGGCTCGCCGACGAGCGGGACTGTGATCTGGTCCACACGACGCTATTCGCGACTGACACGCTCCAGCACCGGCTCTGGGACCGGCCCGAGAAACTGCGGGCGGCATACGAACGCGTCGACGACCTGCTCGCGGACCTGCTCGAGCGCGACGACGCGGAGGCGGTCGTGCTCATGAGCGACCACGGCTTCGTCGAAATCAACGAAATATTCCTCGTGAACCAGTGGCTACTCGAGCGCGGCGACCTCGCGATCAAGGAGTCGGAGACGCGGGACCTGCTGGCGACCGTCGGCCTCACGGAGGAACGGCTCAAGCACCTCGTCGACCGGCTGGGACTGGTCAACCTCGCCCAGTCACTGGTTCCGGAGTCGGCCCAGCGGTTCTTCCCAAGCGAGAGCGGCCGTATCGCGATTCAGGACGCCGCCATCGACTGGGAGCGAACCAAGGCCGTCTCGCTTGGCCGCGGCCCGATCTACGTCAACTGGGATGCATTCTCGAGCGACAACGCCGTCACACGGTACGCATCGGAGCTTGCCGCCGACCTCGAGGCTCTCGAGACGCCCGCCGGCGATCCCGTCGCGACCACCGTTTACGATCCGGCCGACGTCTACACCGGCGACCGACCGCGCGGCCCCGATCTCCTCGTCGAGTACGCGCCGGGCGTCGACGCGCCCGAGGCGATCGGCGGCGCCGTCTTCGGCGAGACGACCGAGTGGCTCGCGACCCACCGTCGGACCGGTGTGTTCGCGGCGTGGGGGGAAGACGTCGCCGAGGGGAGCGCGGACCTCGAACTGTACGACCTCGCGCCGACGCTGCTGCATTACCTCGGCGTGCCCGTCCCCGAGGATGTCGACGGCGACGTGCGGTTCGACGTGCTGACGGGCGAGCCCGCGGAGCAGTCGATTGAGCGGGGGCCGCCGACCGCCACCGTCACGCGCCGACGGGGTGCCGGCGAGGAGGTTGAAGAGACGCTGCGGGAACTGGGATATATGGAATGA
- a CDS encoding sulfatase-like hydrolase/transferase has product MDLKHRTRHQLRRRDRKVAFEATVEEPRNVLVVVVDCLRADHVSGFGYDRETTPALDAFDAAAFSNAKAPSTWTFPSVPSLLSGRYPHEHGGRFETDPRNLSAEQFPRRPRADIATLPDLLGTAGYDTGMVTAIPMAEKAVGDRFQSVSVRYTAAEERVAAARDWMADRDRWFCYLHLGDPHVPMNVPDAHRETFDVPSMAELNDWRFRETTDGERFEEYRDARIRAYDAAIRGVDDALETLLADVDDETVVVVCGDHGEAFWEHPDLERRLNDDPRGYYATDHGHSVLEEVARVPLWVHAPGVDRTALDRPVSLVDIAPTILSALGGTVPDGVAGRSLDETADADADDRTLLCEETAYGYNQRAVWHEGRKAIIVPETETTLAFALEDYLEGEPLETIPDALEKALESFDGGVEGADRMAVDDDTRDRLEELGYLE; this is encoded by the coding sequence ATGGATCTCAAGCACCGGACCCGCCATCAACTGCGGCGCCGGGACCGCAAGGTCGCGTTCGAGGCGACCGTCGAGGAGCCGCGAAACGTGCTCGTGGTCGTCGTGGACTGCTTGCGCGCCGATCACGTCAGCGGTTTCGGCTACGACCGGGAGACGACGCCCGCGCTCGATGCGTTCGACGCCGCCGCCTTTTCGAACGCCAAGGCGCCGAGCACGTGGACGTTCCCCTCGGTGCCGTCGCTGCTGTCGGGACGATACCCCCACGAGCACGGTGGCCGGTTCGAGACCGACCCGCGGAACCTCTCGGCCGAGCAGTTTCCCCGCCGGCCTCGCGCCGACATCGCGACGCTCCCCGACCTGCTGGGGACCGCGGGCTACGATACCGGCATGGTGACGGCGATTCCGATGGCCGAGAAGGCGGTCGGCGACCGGTTCCAGTCCGTCTCGGTCCGGTATACCGCCGCCGAGGAGCGGGTGGCCGCGGCCCGCGACTGGATGGCCGACCGCGATCGGTGGTTCTGCTATCTCCACCTCGGCGATCCACACGTCCCGATGAACGTTCCCGACGCGCACCGCGAGACGTTCGACGTGCCGTCGATGGCGGAGCTCAACGACTGGCGGTTCCGGGAGACGACCGACGGCGAGAGGTTCGAGGAGTACCGCGACGCCCGCATTCGCGCCTACGACGCGGCGATCAGGGGGGTCGACGACGCCCTCGAGACCCTGCTGGCGGACGTCGACGACGAGACGGTCGTCGTGGTCTGTGGCGACCACGGCGAAGCCTTCTGGGAACACCCGGATCTCGAGCGCCGGCTGAACGACGATCCGCGGGGCTACTACGCGACCGACCACGGCCACAGCGTCCTCGAGGAGGTCGCACGGGTCCCGCTGTGGGTGCACGCGCCCGGCGTCGACCGGACCGCGTTGGATCGTCCCGTCTCGCTGGTCGACATCGCGCCGACGATCCTCTCGGCGCTGGGCGGGACCGTTCCAGATGGCGTCGCCGGCCGCTCGCTCGACGAGACCGCTGACGCGGATGCGGACGACCGGACGCTGCTCTGCGAGGAAACCGCCTACGGCTACAATCAGCGCGCGGTGTGGCACGAGGGCCGGAAGGCGATCATTGTCCCCGAAACGGAGACGACGCTGGCGTTCGCGCTCGAGGACTACCTCGAGGGCGAACCGCTGGAAACGATTCCCGATGCCCTCGAGAAGGCGCTCGAGTCGTTCGACGGCGGCGTCGAGGGAGCCGACCGGATGGCCGTCGACGACGACACGCGCGATCGACTTGAGGAACTCGGCTATCTGGAGTGA
- a CDS encoding methyltransferase domain-containing protein: MEQKLNLGCGDDYRDGWVNADVRSEVSPDVVIDLDSLPLPFQDDTFDRILLDNVLEHTVDQLAVLRELHRVSELNAEITFRGPHWNSHGAWIDPTHTRPFSHKTFEHYLVADLFDVVQVSAKRIRFGRLLPPNIALKVADHIGQVVSEIEVTVRVRK, encoded by the coding sequence ATGGAACAGAAGTTGAATCTCGGTTGTGGAGACGATTATCGTGACGGGTGGGTCAACGCCGACGTTCGCTCCGAGGTTAGTCCGGATGTAGTCATCGACCTCGACAGTCTCCCGCTTCCGTTTCAAGACGATACGTTCGATCGAATACTGCTCGACAACGTCTTGGAACATACCGTTGACCAGTTGGCAGTATTGCGCGAACTGCATCGAGTCAGCGAACTGAACGCCGAAATTACGTTTCGCGGACCCCACTGGAACAGTCACGGTGCATGGATAGATCCGACGCATACACGCCCTTTCTCTCACAAAACGTTCGAACACTACCTCGTGGCCGATCTATTCGATGTGGTTCAGGTGTCTGCAAAGCGGATCCGATTCGGACGGTTACTGCCCCCTAATATCGCTCTCAAAGTCGCGGACCATATTGGACAGGTCGTTAGCGAAATCGAAGTTACCGTTCGAGTCCGCAAATGA
- a CDS encoding sulfatase → MNVLLVTVDSLRADRVTSSVMPATRSFADDAVEFTECIANGPSTPASFPAIHASRHFASIEGLGIPPRDADGDIRTLAEMLSDAGFATAGYTDNHFASGSYHYDRGFETMYDASGTAEAGRLKQFVQSNLDKNGALFRTIETVYNRVDALLAGATDADSEYERAASLNERALEWIDEQSDDWFSWLHYMDAHHPYEAPEAYQQQFLDEPLSLSRCRGLSRKGTHHPEDVTDEEWELIRQLYDAECAYIDDQFDALLDALEERDLLEETVILFTADHGELVGEHGHAGHPPEFWEGIVRVPFVLHHPDRDGDAVDGQIRLLDVAPTIADAVGRPPFEGWQGASALPVADGEIGAREYAFGDVGRQIEYGRCCARRADGWKLLRHADDGEFCFDVTEAPAESPADDRSGDGRPEYDELSQALDDHQERMRRFREDGSVGIDEEDAMVEDHLRDLGYL, encoded by the coding sequence ATGAACGTCCTCCTGGTGACCGTCGACTCGCTGCGCGCCGACCGGGTGACCTCGAGTGTAATGCCCGCGACCCGGTCGTTCGCCGACGACGCCGTCGAGTTTACCGAGTGTATCGCCAATGGCCCGTCAACGCCCGCATCGTTTCCGGCCATCCACGCGAGCCGTCACTTCGCCAGCATCGAGGGACTGGGTATTCCGCCCCGCGATGCCGACGGCGACATTCGAACGCTGGCCGAGATGCTCTCGGACGCGGGCTTCGCGACCGCCGGATACACGGACAACCACTTCGCCAGCGGCTCTTACCACTACGATCGCGGCTTCGAGACGATGTACGACGCCAGCGGGACGGCCGAAGCGGGCCGGCTCAAACAGTTCGTCCAGTCGAACCTCGACAAGAACGGTGCGCTGTTCAGGACCATCGAGACGGTATACAACCGCGTCGATGCGCTCCTGGCCGGCGCAACCGATGCCGACAGCGAGTACGAGCGCGCGGCGTCGCTGAACGAGCGGGCGCTCGAGTGGATCGACGAGCAGTCGGACGACTGGTTCTCGTGGCTCCACTACATGGACGCCCACCATCCCTACGAAGCGCCCGAAGCCTACCAGCAGCAGTTCCTCGACGAACCGCTCTCGCTGTCGCGCTGCCGCGGCCTCTCCCGGAAGGGTACCCACCACCCCGAGGACGTCACCGACGAGGAGTGGGAGTTGATCCGCCAGCTCTACGACGCCGAGTGCGCCTACATCGACGACCAGTTCGATGCACTGCTGGACGCCCTCGAGGAGCGGGATCTCCTCGAGGAGACAGTAATCCTGTTTACGGCCGATCACGGCGAACTCGTCGGCGAACATGGCCACGCCGGCCACCCGCCAGAGTTCTGGGAGGGGATTGTTCGGGTGCCGTTCGTCCTCCACCACCCCGACCGCGACGGCGACGCCGTCGACGGCCAGATTCGCCTCCTCGACGTGGCACCGACGATCGCCGACGCGGTCGGCCGACCGCCATTCGAGGGCTGGCAGGGCGCGTCTGCGCTGCCCGTTGCCGACGGCGAGATCGGCGCCCGCGAGTACGCCTTTGGCGACGTCGGGCGGCAGATCGAGTACGGACGATGCTGTGCGCGCCGAGCCGACGGCTGGAAACTGCTTCGCCACGCTGACGACGGCGAGTTCTGTTTCGACGTGACCGAGGCGCCGGCAGAATCGCCGGCCGACGATCGCTCCGGCGACGGGCGTCCGGAGTACGACGAGCTTTCGCAGGCGTTAGACGACCACCAGGAGCGGATGCGTCGGTTCCGCGAGGACGGGTCGGTCGGCATCGACGAGGAAGACGCGATGGTTGAGGATCACCTGCGTGATCTCGGCTATCTCTGA
- a CDS encoding glycosyltransferase family 4 protein: protein MRLLFVTHRYPPRTGGVETHVKEVATRLAADGHDVAVFSTDAGADVTATSIVDDIRVRRFRSVSPSGSFYVAPQLTRAVRRFDADVVHAHNYHAFPLFFAALGVTDERFIVTTHYHGGSADDVRDALLSLYRPFGRWAVRRADDVIAVSDWEREQLRADFGVDATVIPNGLHVDRFATADPERRDGRYLLSVGRLEEYKGVQHVIRALPDLPAYELVVAGRGSYKSALERIARAEGVSDRVTFLGFVDDDRLPNLYAGADAYVSLSSFEAYGMTIAEALAAGTPCVVRAAGALTDWINRNGCVGVTDPSPVSVANAVREAVDREIDAGGIPDWDDVVDRLVDRYAGSRSRVGR from the coding sequence ATGAGACTACTGTTCGTCACGCACCGCTATCCGCCTCGTACCGGCGGCGTCGAAACCCACGTCAAGGAGGTCGCGACGCGGCTCGCCGCCGACGGCCACGACGTCGCGGTATTTAGCACGGACGCCGGAGCCGACGTGACGGCAACCAGTATCGTCGACGACATTCGCGTTCGCCGATTTCGCTCCGTCAGTCCCAGTGGTTCGTTCTACGTCGCACCCCAACTGACCCGTGCGGTCCGTCGGTTCGATGCAGACGTGGTTCACGCACACAATTACCACGCGTTTCCGCTGTTCTTCGCCGCTCTCGGCGTTACTGACGAACGGTTCATTGTGACGACTCACTACCACGGCGGTAGCGCCGACGACGTTCGGGATGCGTTGCTCTCGCTTTATCGCCCGTTCGGTCGGTGGGCCGTTCGGCGAGCGGACGACGTAATCGCCGTCAGCGACTGGGAACGTGAGCAACTCCGTGCGGACTTCGGTGTCGATGCCACGGTGATTCCAAACGGCCTGCACGTCGATCGGTTCGCGACCGCCGATCCCGAACGACGGGACGGGCGATATCTCCTGTCAGTCGGTCGTCTCGAGGAGTACAAGGGCGTCCAGCACGTGATCCGTGCGCTCCCCGATCTCCCCGCGTACGAACTGGTAGTCGCCGGACGCGGTTCGTACAAATCGGCCCTCGAGCGTATTGCCCGAGCGGAAGGCGTCTCGGATCGAGTGACGTTTCTCGGATTCGTGGACGATGATCGACTCCCGAACCTCTACGCGGGAGCGGACGCGTACGTGTCGTTGTCGTCGTTCGAAGCGTACGGAATGACGATCGCCGAAGCGCTGGCCGCCGGAACGCCGTGCGTCGTCAGAGCGGCCGGCGCGCTGACCGACTGGATCAATCGCAACGGCTGTGTCGGCGTCACCGATCCGTCACCGGTATCGGTCGCGAACGCCGTTCGCGAGGCGGTCGATCGCGAGATCGACGCCGGCGGGATTCCTGACTGGGACGACGTCGTTGACCGCCTCGTCGACCGGTACGCTGGCTCGCGGAGTCGCGTCGGCAGGTAA
- a CDS encoding glycosyltransferase, which yields MNVLAVAAVTLLFLTAFPYLCYLALYAWIRPQGSPADKTPAEPTVSIVLPTYNEAQIVETKLDDLLALEYPMEKVELVVVDSSTDDTRTIIREYFEDLEAPDLVLLEEDERRGLAPALNDAYAAASNEMVVKTDCDSKLAPDALREAAANLADDDIAAVTGRNVEVLGGSEVESGYRGVQSHIQQLESHLDSTLIFHGPFSAFENDALLPIDPNSLADDTELALKIRRQDGRVIFDPAVKYMEASHSEFVKRRKQKDRRGMGLIRLLVQHRDALGRYGRYGKLVLPFNWWFMVVSPWLLAATLVVGTSAVVSLFGISGLVGPATVGLFAYLGQKDLLGPVQALYSIFDAQVSLLRASVSLVVGDSDGTWDVDAELREAFE from the coding sequence ATGAACGTACTTGCCGTCGCTGCGGTCACACTTCTCTTCCTTACGGCGTTCCCGTATCTCTGCTACCTCGCGCTCTATGCGTGGATCCGACCACAGGGGTCGCCCGCCGACAAAACGCCCGCGGAACCGACGGTTAGTATCGTCCTGCCGACGTACAATGAAGCACAGATCGTCGAAACGAAACTCGACGATCTGCTCGCGCTCGAGTATCCGATGGAGAAAGTGGAACTCGTCGTAGTGGATTCCTCGACCGACGATACGCGGACGATCATCCGGGAGTACTTCGAGGACCTGGAGGCGCCCGATCTGGTATTGCTCGAGGAAGACGAACGCCGCGGACTCGCGCCGGCGCTCAACGACGCCTACGCCGCCGCGTCGAACGAAATGGTCGTGAAGACCGATTGTGATTCCAAACTCGCGCCAGACGCCCTCCGTGAGGCCGCCGCGAATCTTGCGGACGACGACATTGCAGCTGTGACAGGTCGCAACGTCGAAGTGCTCGGCGGCAGCGAGGTCGAGTCCGGCTACCGGGGCGTCCAGAGTCACATTCAGCAACTGGAATCCCATCTCGACTCGACGCTGATCTTCCACGGGCCGTTCTCTGCATTCGAAAACGACGCGTTGCTACCGATCGATCCGAACTCGCTGGCCGACGACACGGAACTGGCGCTGAAGATCCGACGGCAGGACGGCCGCGTTATCTTCGACCCTGCCGTGAAGTACATGGAGGCGAGCCACTCCGAGTTCGTGAAACGACGAAAGCAGAAGGATAGACGCGGAATGGGGTTGATTCGGCTATTAGTTCAACATCGGGATGCCCTGGGCCGGTACGGACGGTACGGGAAGCTCGTGTTGCCGTTCAACTGGTGGTTCATGGTGGTGTCGCCGTGGCTGCTGGCGGCGACGTTAGTCGTCGGAACCAGTGCGGTCGTATCGCTGTTCGGTATCAGTGGCCTAGTGGGTCCGGCCACCGTCGGACTGTTCGCGTACCTCGGACAAAAAGACCTGCTCGGACCCGTACAGGCGCTGTACTCGATATTCGACGCGCAGGTGTCGCTGCTGCGGGCCAGCGTCTCGCTGGTCGTCGGTGACTCGGACGGCACGTGGGACGTCGATGCCGAATTGCGAGAGGCATTCGAATGA
- a CDS encoding HVO_A0556 family zinc finger protein, translated as MASVSDRLRVPSERDLLAQLEHRDCTYCSDGSLVRDQYKGNTAIVCDQCGVPTVQLWNEE; from the coding sequence ATGGCCTCTGTATCCGATCGCTTACGGGTTCCTTCGGAACGCGATCTCCTCGCTCAACTCGAGCATCGCGACTGTACGTATTGTAGTGACGGGTCGCTCGTTCGTGATCAGTACAAGGGGAATACCGCAATCGTCTGTGACCAGTGCGGAGTCCCAACGGTACAACTGTGGAATGAAGAATGA
- a CDS encoding CDP-2,3-bis-(O-geranylgeranyl)-sn-glycerol synthase: MAILETIVIAFWAMLPAYVPNNAAVLAGGGRPIDGGRMWGDTRMLGDGKTWRGTAAGITAGLALAGLLTLLAPGVSDATGIDVPEFAPLAALGLAAGAMLGDILASFLKRRTGRQRGAMFPGLDQLDFVVVSLPLTALLATDWFTDVFTWGVIAVVVILTPILHVTTNMIAYKLGLKNEPW, translated from the coding sequence ATGGCAATACTCGAGACAATCGTGATCGCGTTCTGGGCGATGTTGCCCGCTTACGTTCCGAACAACGCCGCGGTGTTGGCCGGCGGCGGGCGCCCGATCGACGGCGGCCGGATGTGGGGCGACACGCGGATGCTGGGCGACGGCAAGACCTGGCGGGGCACCGCCGCCGGGATCACCGCCGGTCTCGCCCTCGCGGGTCTACTGACGCTGCTCGCGCCCGGCGTCAGCGACGCGACCGGCATCGACGTTCCCGAGTTCGCACCCCTCGCCGCGCTGGGACTGGCCGCTGGGGCCATGCTCGGGGACATCCTCGCGTCGTTCCTGAAGCGACGCACCGGCCGCCAGCGCGGCGCGATGTTCCCCGGCCTCGATCAACTGGACTTCGTCGTCGTCTCGCTCCCCCTGACCGCGCTGCTCGCGACCGACTGGTTCACCGACGTCTTCACGTGGGGCGTCATCGCCGTCGTCGTGATCCTCACACCGATCCTGCACGTGACGACCAATATGATCGCGTACAAACTCGGACTGAAGAACGAGCCCTGGTAG
- a CDS encoding M24 family metallopeptidase produces the protein MSRDIFDDAEYERRVSRTKERLREEDLDAIVVSDPANMNYLTGYDGWSFYVHQAVIVTPDRDEPVWVGRQMDGGGARATTYLSDESILSYSDDHVHSPHDLHPMDYVAGVLEDLDVADGRIGLEMDASYFTAKSYTRLQQNLPEAEFDDATLLVGWVRIKKSERELEYMREAARISENAMQAGLNAIEEGVPEYEAARAIYDALIAGTDEYGGDYPSIVPLMPSGDHTDTPHLTWTDREFEDGDPVIIELSGCRHRYHSPLARTTFVGDPPAELEETADIVVEGIEAALDAVEPGVTCESVERAWRETIAQYGLEKEDRIGYSMGLGYPPDWGEHTASIRPGDETVLEEDMTFHMIPGIWTAEVGMEISETFRVTGSGAETLADFPRQLFTT, from the coding sequence ATGTCCCGAGATATTTTCGACGACGCCGAATACGAACGCCGGGTCTCCCGGACGAAGGAGCGATTGCGCGAGGAGGACCTCGACGCGATCGTCGTCTCGGATCCGGCCAACATGAACTACCTCACCGGCTACGACGGCTGGTCGTTTTACGTCCATCAGGCGGTCATCGTCACGCCCGACCGCGACGAACCGGTCTGGGTCGGCCGCCAGATGGACGGCGGCGGCGCTCGAGCGACCACGTACCTCTCCGACGAGAGCATCCTGTCCTACAGCGACGACCACGTCCACTCGCCCCACGATCTCCACCCGATGGACTACGTGGCCGGCGTCCTCGAGGACTTAGACGTCGCGGACGGTCGCATCGGCCTCGAGATGGACGCCTCCTACTTCACCGCGAAGTCCTACACGCGCCTCCAGCAGAACCTCCCCGAGGCCGAGTTCGATGACGCGACGCTGCTGGTCGGCTGGGTCCGGATCAAGAAGTCCGAGCGGGAACTCGAGTACATGCGCGAGGCCGCGCGCATCTCCGAGAACGCGATGCAGGCGGGGCTGAACGCCATCGAGGAAGGCGTCCCGGAGTACGAGGCCGCCAGAGCGATCTACGATGCCCTCATCGCCGGCACCGACGAGTACGGCGGCGACTACCCGTCGATCGTTCCGCTGATGCCCTCGGGCGACCACACCGATACGCCCCACCTGACCTGGACCGACCGCGAGTTCGAGGACGGCGACCCGGTCATCATCGAGCTCTCGGGCTGTCGCCACCGCTATCACTCCCCGCTGGCTCGCACGACGTTCGTCGGCGACCCGCCCGCGGAACTCGAGGAGACCGCCGACATCGTCGTCGAGGGGATCGAGGCCGCGCTCGACGCCGTCGAACCGGGGGTCACCTGCGAGTCCGTCGAGCGGGCCTGGCGCGAGACGATCGCTCAGTACGGCCTCGAGAAGGAGGACCGCATCGGCTACTCGATGGGGCTGGGCTACCCGCCGGACTGGGGCGAGCACACCGCGAGCATCCGTCCCGGCGACGAGACCGTCCTCGAGGAGGACATGACCTTCCACATGATCCCGGGCATCTGGACGGCGGAAGTCGGAATGGAGATCAGCGAGACGTTCCGGGTCACCGGCAGCGGCGCGGAGACGCTGGCCGACTTCCCGCGGCAACTGTTCACGACGTAA
- the gdhB gene encoding glutamate dehydrogenase GdhB: MTTTPPTEAAEAEPDETLDSALVTARRQLERAATHVDVDPGVIERLKHPTKVQQVSVPLEREDGSVEVFTGYRAQHDDVRGPYKGGLRFHPEVTAEECTGLSMWMTWKCAVMDLPFGGGKGGIAVDPKGLSEDETERLTRRFAEELRDVVGPTKDVPAPDMGTDAQTMAWFMDAYSMQQGETIPGVVTGKPPVIGGSYGREEAPGRSTAIAAREAVDYYDRDLSDTTVAVQGFGSVGANAARLLEDWGATVVAVSDVNGAIHDPDGLDTHAIPTHEEEPEAVLEQDAPETLSNEAILELDVDVLIPAAVGNVITADNAEAIDADIVVEGANGPTTFAADTILEERGVHVIPDILANAGGVTVSYFEWLQDINRRQWSLERVNEELEEHMLEAWADVAAEVEAKELTWRDAAYVVALSRIAEAKETRGLWP; the protein is encoded by the coding sequence ATGACTACGACACCCCCCACGGAAGCGGCCGAAGCCGAACCGGACGAGACGCTCGATTCGGCGCTCGTCACCGCCCGGCGCCAGTTAGAGCGCGCGGCGACCCACGTCGACGTCGATCCCGGCGTGATCGAGCGATTGAAACACCCGACCAAGGTCCAGCAGGTGTCGGTCCCCCTCGAGCGCGAGGACGGGAGCGTCGAGGTCTTCACCGGCTACCGCGCCCAGCACGACGATGTTCGCGGTCCATACAAGGGCGGACTGCGTTTCCATCCCGAGGTGACCGCCGAGGAGTGTACCGGGCTCTCGATGTGGATGACCTGGAAGTGCGCGGTGATGGACCTCCCCTTCGGCGGCGGCAAGGGCGGTATCGCCGTCGATCCGAAGGGCCTCAGCGAGGACGAGACCGAACGGCTCACCCGACGGTTCGCCGAGGAGTTGCGCGACGTCGTCGGACCGACGAAGGACGTCCCCGCGCCGGACATGGGCACCGACGCTCAGACCATGGCGTGGTTCATGGACGCCTACTCGATGCAACAGGGCGAGACTATCCCCGGCGTCGTCACCGGCAAACCGCCCGTCATCGGCGGCTCCTACGGCCGCGAGGAGGCGCCCGGTCGCTCGACGGCGATCGCCGCCCGCGAGGCCGTCGACTACTACGACCGCGATCTCTCGGACACCACGGTCGCCGTCCAGGGCTTCGGCAGCGTCGGCGCCAACGCCGCCCGCCTCCTCGAGGACTGGGGCGCGACCGTCGTCGCCGTCTCGGACGTTAACGGCGCGATCCACGACCCCGACGGGCTCGACACCCACGCGATCCCGACCCACGAGGAGGAGCCGGAGGCCGTCCTCGAGCAGGACGCCCCCGAAACGCTCTCCAACGAGGCGATCCTCGAGCTCGACGTCGACGTCCTGATCCCCGCGGCCGTCGGCAACGTCATCACCGCGGACAACGCCGAGGCGATCGACGCGGACATCGTCGTCGAGGGCGCCAACGGTCCGACCACGTTCGCCGCCGACACCATCCTCGAGGAGCGCGGCGTCCACGTCATCCCCGACATCCTCGCGAACGCCGGCGGCGTGACGGTGAGCTACTTCGAGTGGCTCCAGGACATCAACCGCCGGCAGTGGTCCCTCGAGCGCGTCAACGAGGAACTCGAGGAGCACATGCTCGAGGCGTGGGCCGACGTCGCCGCGGAAGTCGAGGCGAAGGAGCTGACGTGGCGCGACGCCGCCTACGTCGTGGCGCTGTCGCGGATCGCCGAGGCGAAGGAGACGCGCGGGCTCTGGCCGTAA
- a CDS encoding type II toxin-antitoxin system PemK/MazF family toxin produces MTYERGSIVFADDPFKGDDASRPWLIIGTDETPFHGEQYIALTLSTKTWYDERVPIDDDDLVDGGLPKSSSILPWAVASVEATRIDRELGVLAEGIVDEVTEQLGSYIGLE; encoded by the coding sequence ATGACGTACGAGAGAGGTTCGATCGTCTTCGCAGACGATCCGTTCAAAGGAGACGATGCGAGTCGGCCGTGGCTGATCATCGGTACGGACGAGACGCCGTTTCACGGCGAGCAGTACATCGCACTCACGCTCTCGACGAAAACGTGGTACGACGAACGCGTTCCGATCGACGACGACGATCTCGTCGACGGCGGTCTGCCGAAGAGCAGTTCGATTCTCCCGTGGGCGGTCGCGTCAGTCGAAGCGACTCGAATCGATCGCGAACTCGGCGTGCTGGCCGAGGGGATCGTCGACGAAGTCACCGAGCAGCTCGGATCGTACATCGGTCTCGAGTGA